Within Populus trichocarpa isolate Nisqually-1 chromosome 6, P.trichocarpa_v4.1, whole genome shotgun sequence, the genomic segment ataattgttatggCTACCATCAAAATCTATAACTACAGTCACATCTCAACCAAACCCTACACAACCCTAAACTAAAGTGCTCTTGTTTTGGTACTTAGGCCatgtttatctttattttaaattaataatttttgatgtttttagattattttgatgcgttgatagtaaaaataattttttcaaaataaaaaaatataattttaatacatttccgagtaaaaagcattttaaaacacaatcgCAACCAAACTTCCAAACACGTCATTAATAAAACAAGTAGCTGAAAGGTTTTGTTACGAGATTAGAGAAGCTTTGCTATGGAAAAAGATAAAGAGTGACCAAACTCTTGATTAGGTAGGGActcaattaacatttatttgGGTAGATGGGTTGAATTTAACAATCTAATGGAGTGTAgggaaaaaacattttgttaacttaaataaaattattactgCTTGCAAAGGGCAAAGGGCAAAGGGCAAAGGGCAAAGGGCAAAGGATGGAAAATTATTATATAGTAAATTACTAGATTATTGATCCATACTAGGAAttctaaaacaaatattcatgtattgctaacatgttttttaaaagaaaagaaatattaatgttgaacgaataaattataaaactcaattatcaattaatctaattttgaataatgagattgaaaaaaaatattaattgagaaaataaaaaaaaactcgagttaacctatcaaaccttCAATTTGGGTCATAAAATcaggataacttcatagaaaaaataattaaaataaattataaaactcaatttccagTAAATCTATTATTAAAGTATGAcactgaaataaaataaaaaaacaaaaccaaataaaaatctgaacttgcATCAagaggtatttttatatttgcataatagtttttttcttattgtaaaGTAAGCTGGGAAAGTTTAATAAttgactaaatataaaaattaaaaaaattaaaatgcataatgaaaaaactaaaatgtccttaaaagcaaaaaaaaattaaaattggtgtGAGGGgttttttgcctttttataatgattttttttgttattattaagtcACTTTAGaggtaatttgatatttaaccagataaaaaaattttaaagaaaaaagaaaaaggtggtGCGTATATGGCGCCCTCACTGATGCGTGGAAATAGCTTGTGCCCTTTGAATGACAAGTGTGTTGACTCTCTTCATCCAAAAATATCCTTTCGATGTGTCATTAGAAGTGTTATCGTGTCATCTTGCCTGTTGAGTGGCCCCTATTGGCGTTGATGGTTCGGTTTGTTGCATATGagcctttatttttctttttttctttctcttcttgaaAATTATAGCTTGACTCTTTTGGTTGTtagtatttcaacttcaatccaaatttatttgatatttaatttttattcttggctcttttatagaagttttatttattttcaatttcatcatttcattctAATCTgctatatattatgtttttcaatttgatcctcattattttgatttctaatttttttttcttagcctttttataaaagtttatgggtttttaatttaatcattcaatccaaatggataatattatgtttttccaACCCGGttcttagtatttttatttttatttttttactagtcctttttgtaaaagttttaattttttttttaatttcacctttcaataaaaaatttattttgacttttatgttgattttaatctttattcttttgatttttctaggttttttttcctaaattgatttttcttttcaatttcatcctttattcaaatataaaatttattttgatcataattcttttaattgctttttttttttatgaaatgttttgtataattgaattttttttcaattccatccttcaatatttaattgatcaagaattgaacttcatgattttttcagatAGAGTGCTTCTGGTTTAATAATCAGGGTTACAAATTTGAAAAGGTAACatgagttttttatatatataaaaaaagtttataattctctttgttttttatcaggttattcTAATATAATGATCTGAGTTGCGGGTTTGGCGGAATATTCTGAGTTGTCTTGACCCTGATTATTAGGCTTAGatgtttattatattaatacaaATTAACTAGTATCAAtttgcttttattattttttatcccattTTGATCTTCCATATTAAATGGACtgtgaattaaaatatatagtttgtccccttttaaaaaatattttttccctatatttttttaattttttttaatttgattaatctattattatttttaattttttatatcaaaataaaataaaaatttcttattGGACCTGgataaaagaaaatctaaaaactatggcgtaagaatattattattacacACACACGAGACAAGTCAAGTCTTCGTATTCAATTTACGTGCCAAACCCGTTTTCCTATTTCCGTTTCAGAAAAATCTGAATAAAAATCATTCACCATTTGTAGCTTCCGACTTGTTTCAGATAAACAATCTGTGGCAACTAAGGGGCACGTCTTTTCTTTTGTTCCAAAATACCCTCTCCCTCCTTCCCTctccctttcctttttctttttccttttcttttctttttattttttaaggccCATAAATCATATAGAAAAAAGGTTGGGTCTTTATCTCTCTGTATGCATTTCTTATAAGTTTCATACTTGTTTTGCGGTagacttttcagtcaaagaaggTGAATTTCATTTCAAGTTTCTGCAAAATCTAATTGAATCTACAACAACCCATTTGCTAAATTTACCTCAATTTCAGTTCAGAAAAGTTTAATTTGAGTTCTTTTGAATTTACGAAACcccatttatttgtttatatttatatgatttttgtgTATCAGGGAAGATGGAGATCGATAAAGCAATCAGAGAAAGTGATGATAGGAGGCTTAAAACCAAGTACAACAACGCCATTTATGTTATCAAAAGAGCTCTTGCTCTATACtcgtgagtttttttattttctctttctttgacTGATTTCTTATAGTTTACCTTACATAACAGTTATGATCTTGGTTGGTATTGAACTGGGTTTGAAATTCTGTggtcatgtttccaaaatatCAAGTCAATGGAAAAGAACAGCAAGATTTATGCTGTTTGGATATTACTAATAAAAAGAAGGATGAATGAAACAGATTCAAGGATATGTTCTTGGTTGAATagagaagaaaattttgaattttaagtaAGTTTTAATTTGCATGCAGTTTGGTGTCAACAATAAGGGTGAAATGGAATCACTTATTGGATATCTTTCATCTTAGTTCCTTTTTGATCTTTAACAATGGAAAAGATTTGTTGGCTTTAATGTTTTCGGAACCAGTTTAGTTCTCTTTAACCTGAAATGATTGAATGTGAATGACTAAGAATCATGTAAAGCAGTTATTTCATATCAATGAAAGGTTTATCTCTGAAAATGGTAGAAGAAAGTGAATCAGTATACTAATTCCTCATCCCCCAATCAATCCTTCCCGTTGGGTTATTGtcccaataaaaataaaacaaaataaataattgtaggAGTAAAATCTTGATAGAATTCGAAAAAGCAAGCAGCAAGtacaagacaataaaaaaaaatatgtattttctataggattagattaaacaaatcaaatataggATTAAACAAAAGGATTTGCAAACAAAAGTGCTAATGCTACAACCAGTCCATAAATTGTTAAAGCTTCCATAAAAGCCAGACTAAGCAATAAAGTACCTCGTATTTTTCCCTTTGCCTCGGGTTGTCTCGCGATACCTTCTACAGCTTGGCCCGCAGCAGTACCTTGACCAACCCCAGGTCCAATAGAAGCAAGCCCAACAGCCAACCCAGCAGCAATAACGGAAGCGGCAAGTGATATGAAttcattgaaaatcaaattttttttatcaattcattgtattttttttttttggttttgtaaagAAAGTTGAAATGTGTTTGCATGAAGGCATTTTGATTATTCTCTTTTGGATCTAATGGGTGGTATTTCTTGTCGATACTTGCCTGGATTCTTGTGattctttaattaaatggtTTTGCCGCGTGTTGCTGCTGTTGTCGGTTTTTTGAATGATCAATTACATTCCTTTTGGGGACTAATACAGGCATGACAACAGCTGCCAGTTTAGTAGATTTTTTTGGGGACAATTTTCTTGTCAAATAACAATACAGGATTTTTATCCTCTGACCGTCTCTATTGAACGAAATCTCTTACTATACCTAATGCATAATAGTTATTAGGGAGTGATTGGAGTTTACTCAGTAAATAAAGTAATTCACTTCTTAAttacaagattttttaaaaatccaacttATTGGAGGGTGttgttattcttttcttttttaattaaaattcatggtTTTGTGGGACTGGTGGGAATTTTTTTGAATCTTATGTAGACAGAAGTGAAAATTCCAATGGGATAGAAATACCTTTCAGAAGTATCATTGGCTGATCAGTTCCTCAGACTATCTTCTTTCATGCAAGACACCCATAAATGCATTTTATTGGTCAAAGGCAGTAATAGACTgcattttactattattttacaGGAAAACACCCCTATCCCATATCTTGATTTAGGCAACCTTTTCTTTTGGGCCTGGTTTGTGAAAATAGTACCTAATGTATGCTCACattgttaattgttaatttggagtttttatgatttctcATACAGTCACATCCAAGCAAACATCAAGCCTGTATAAAATTGACACAAATGTTTAGTGCTCTAAATGCATGGGTTTATGGAAtagccttttttatttatttatctttatccATTCATTGACTGCACACAAGTATGGTGGCTGATGCTTGTAAGTTCTGAAACTGTTTTATTCTGCAGGATTGAGGAGGTTGCCTTCAGCTTCAATGGAGGAAAGGATTCAACAGTAGGATTTCTTCCATATTTTCTCAAGCAATCCTCTTGTTATCTGTTGTCTTGTCAATGATGACAATAAACTTGTGTGTGCAGGTTCTACTGCACCTACTCAGGGCTGGCTATTTTTTGCATAAAATGGAGCAAAAATGCTCTAATGGGGGTCTGACTAGTTTCCCAATTCGAacaatatattttgaaagttCTGCTGCTTTCCCCGAAATCAACTCATTTACCTATGATACTGCATCAAGGTGAGAAGCTCTTTTAATGTGCCGTGCAAGGAGTTGAATACTTGTTGATAAAATGTTTGTGCAAAGTAACGTCATTATTTTAGGCTTGTTGGAAACTTTTACACGTTAGCTTATTTATTCATGTTAAATTACTTTATATGAGCACTATTTGGGTCAATTTATTTATGTTGAATTACTTCCTATGAGCAGCTATGGTTTGCAACTAGATATCATTAGTTCAGATTTCAAGTCTGGCTTGGAAAAATTACTGAAGGCTAATCCAATTAGAGCTATTTTCCTTGGTGTTCGAATTGGTGATCCTACTGCGGTATGTTTAACACTTAACCTTGAAGAAATATATCTATGTGGTTTCCTACTGTGAGATCCTTTCTGCAATTTTGTGTGCCTTATTTGGAGATTGAGCACAGACGTGTCTGACAACATGAGGTTTTTCCTTGAATCATGCAGGTGGGCCAAGAACAGTTCTCCCCTAGTTCACCTGGATGGCCTCCATTTATGAGAGTGAATCCTATCTTGGATTGGTCTTACAGGTGGTCATTTAACACTAGCTATAGATCACCCCATTCCTATTTTTCCTTTGGCATTCAATCATTAATATGTCAGTTTTATGCATCTGTTAAAtgcatcatcatttttttaaagagcATCTGTTATATTATGTGGAAAGCATTTGCTGCAATTGCTGCATTAATCCCGCCTGCCCTTACTTGCATTGCCATTATGTCTTAATATCTCTGAAATTCTTACTGTGATTGAGCGTGAACATTTTATCTTTTCCTGCATTTATCAGGTTGGCATATATTTCTGGGCTTTTgacttatttatgtttcttttgcaGAGATGTTTGGGCTTTTATCCTAACCTGCAAGGTCCAGTACTGCAGTCTTTATGATCAGGGGTAATGTTTCTCTTATATAACTTCAAATACTGATCTTATTGTTCAAATATATTATTGGTGCAAACATTGcttattaattttgttagttACTGCTTAATGCTAATATATAATGCATTCTCTCTTGTACGGTAACTGGTTTCCACTTGTTCATAATAACCTgcatgttcttttttctttccccaGATACACTTCAATAGGGAGCATACATGACACAGTTCCAAATGCATTGTTGTCCATCAGTGACTCCTGttgcaaagaaaaattcaaacccGCATACTTGCTTTCCGATGGAAGATTAGAAAGGGCAGGGAGAGCaaaaaagttttcttcttccattAATGCTGTTGGTAATGGCTCAGGGAGTGTGGATTCACATAAAAGCAGCTTGCTCGTAGCCTCAGTCATTGCTGTGGGGGAAGAGATTCTGTAAGTCCCTCATTGGTAGATGCATGTTTTTTGTATCCCTGCTAGTTTCTGCAATTGTATATTAGTTTTTGTATCTTCCTCATAATCTCGGGATTTTCCTCATTTGGTACTGGCAATTCATCTAACAATTAAGTGGTGGTTGGTTTCTGAATTTTTACCAattttattcaactattaaGACATTTTCTTGGGTACGATAACCTTTCCGCTCACTCTAGTTTGatttgctaatttttatttataattcattAGATTATGATTTTCGTGATCTGTGGTCAAGTTTGCATTAGCTCATAATCCCTCAAATTGTCTTAATGTCTTTTCTTAGACTGCACACAAGCGTAACAAATTTGACAATTGTGGGCTATATTTATTGTGCAAACATTTAGTGGTCATGCATGTAATGGAGACATGAACAAGAATCTCACTATTTGACTAAAATATTTGGGTGTGTTTGCATATTTTAGgccctttatattttattatttctactGCCAGCTGTTATTGCTGAAGTTTCTGGTACTTGTTATCTGTTCCATAGCTCAGGTTCGGCACTGTTGAGGATCAACTGGGACCTTCATTGCGTAGAAAGATCCATTCCATTGGTTGGTCGGTATCACAAACTGTTGTTGTCCAGAATGATGTGAGTTATCTTCTATTATAATTATCACAAACTGCTTGTATGTCATATGTAGAGGGTGGATctggtttgataattaaatagaagatTTTGTATAAATGATATACTTTGTGTTCTTTGTTAGATGACTTATTTGGGCTTACATACAGAATTCAAGCATTTGAGTTTCTTATTTTCACTTGAAACTCATTTTGTGGATTTTTCTTTGTACCAGAAAGATTCTGTGGCTGAAGAGGTTGAGCGACGGAAATCTACCAACGATATGGTATATCCTCACATTCTGTGAAAAGATCTCTTCTGTTGATTTCCATACTGATATAACAAAGTTAATTGGGGCTTTGTCTTCTTAGGTTCTGATATTTTAATGTCTACTCAATCCTTGTAGGTTTTTATATATGGAGGGGTGGGCCCATTGCACTCTGATGTTACCTTAGCAGGTGTTGCAAAGGCTTTTGGGGTTCGTCTTGTGAgtttgccccccccccccccccccccccccccccgctcTCTTATCCTTTATCATAAGCAAGATCTATCGTTTAGCTACATTCATTCTATTTGGTCTGTAAAGAATCACTTGCTGTATCATTAATACAGAATCACTTAATGAGTGATAATTCCTGGAATTTGAAGATCttcatttcatctcttaaatttCTTGGTTGAATCTGATGTCTTGAGaaaggaaaggggaaaaaaaaaacagagagagataaCAACTACTGCAAAAGGGTGTCATTCAGCTTTTCCCAACTTGTTGATTGCGATGTAGCTTTAATATTTCACTAAATGTCCCTCTTAATTCTGTTCAATGTAGGCTCCCGATGAAGAATTTGAAGAATATCTTAGGCATCTTATAAGTGATCATTGCACTGGTGATCAAAATGAGGTAATTTAATATCTGCATTTAGCTCTCATGATTTGCTACTagcaagaagaagaaatggggtGTCTGTGCCTCATTCTCATTATGTGTTTATTTAACAGCTGCATTCATTTATAATGTGGAAAGATGACAATCTAATCGAGATAATGCATTTGTTGCTGTAGTATCAAATTCCCTCTCTTATGAAGATaacttatttgaaaattaagaaaattgagCATACACCAGAATGATCTAGATATGGTgcttttattgaaagaaaacacaaataagaaaaattaagttcatTGAGTTTTTAACCCCCTCCAAGGGCTTTACCTTGTTTTGATAACCATATACTAATGGAATGGGTATCAAATGCTTCGAAAACTTCCCTAACATAGGTGGAATCTTATCTGTCAAAGAAAGTTGGTATTCCCTAGATCTTGATGGTTATGTTGCAGCTTGGCTCAATGCTTGGGGTTAGGTTATTAGGTTGCTTTTAAAagaactttgttatttttttatgacaaggATTTCATAATCCATCTGCTGTTGGTAGTCTCCACATTTTATCTTGTGGTTTGCATTCCTGAAATTTTGTCTGAATATGCAAGCCCATCAACATCTAACAATCTATGCAACTTGAATATAATCTTGTCCctgtttttcatttcttcagATGGCACTGTTACCTGAAGGTATCACTGAGTTATTGCATCATGAAAAGCTGGCTGTACCTTTGGTATGTATATTGAAGCTAAAATACTGTACTTGTGATGCTGTATATATTTCCTCTTGAAGAATGCAATTAATGCTATTTATGACTTGTTTGAATTTTGGTCAAAAAATCATATCCTTTCAGATTAAGTGCCAGAATGTAATCATTTTCACAGCAACAAATGCCACTGAATTGGACAAGGAGTGGGattgtttgattgaattaaCGAGATCCTGTGGCTTTTTGCCAACGATGGTACCTTATGTGTCAAAGCATCTACAGACAAATCTTTCAGATGTGCGTATCAAAGTCTACCATTTCACTCAGTTTATTAACTTTTACTGTGATATGATTTGATTGTGTTTAGTGCTAGAGTTGAATCAGTTTGACTACATCCTTATTATTGATGTCCgcgtgtattatttttttctatctgtTCCAAGATAACTACTCACCCTGATCCTGTCATCCTTCCTGCTGCATTTATATTAGTTATACTTGGTTCTTGACTGAATTGCAATATAACCTATTTGGTGAAGTTTTTGGTCCATGCATGGATATCATTGGcatctaatatatttttcaaaatgtaaacgtATTGGCACTCCTACAAAATTACTTGTCATGAGATTTGAAGACTGTATTGTCAAGATGGTTgtctttgattttcttcaagGTTGGTTGACTGGATTTTGGGAATTTTCACCCATCCATACCTGGTATATGATTTCTTGGTAGCATGAGGTTGAATTGCATCAGCAAGCAAATGAACTAAGAAACATCTACCATTTATGTGGAAGCGGTTATAATTTTTGTAGCTAGTACTAGAATGTATCGGATTATTTTTTGGTTCATCGGAGGCTCAGTGGAGCCTTGAGCTACAGTCAGGAGAGTTGCCATCCCCCATCCataagatttgaaaaatttgaagTCTTAACTGCGGTGGTGTTGCCAAAATCAGAATGCTcagattttgatatgctaaatGATATTGTTATTCTTATGAagctaatatttttatgtttgtagCATGACcatgtatagtttttttctataaatgcAGGTTGAAACTGCCCAACCTCTGTCAAAACTCTGTCTTGAATTCCCAGATCTAAATATTGGTAAGATACTAAGGTTCTTAGATTTGTTTCTTGGTTCATTTTTGTATATACACTGTCTCTCCTCATATTGTTTCATTGTGCAAAATGAAGGGTGTTATCGCAAATCCAGAAAAGGGCCTCTAATAATTAGTTTTGAAGGCAAGGTAAAGGAAATTTTCGCTGTATTCTAACTTTTGCCATTAGAATTCATAAGTTAGCAGTAAGCTGTTCCTATAAAAGTGAGCAACTCATGAAAACTGATTGCAGGATCAGACACAGATTGAATCAGCTGTAGAATCACTATGCAAGTTGTTCCATCCAGGCACTTTCTCTGGGATTCACTAAGCTGATGGTTTTTCTCAATCTTTATTTCCGTTGCCTGTGAAGCTTCAGAATCTGGCAAGCTTTATCTGATAGCAGCAGCACCTACACAATTATAGACGAATGATATCAGAAGGGGTTTTATTGGgaatagaaaagagaaaaagcctAAAATGGAGATGGAGAATGATGACTTCTGAATAACCTGTCAAAGCCCGTTTTAGCCGATGAGAAACACTAGTGCAGCTTTCATGATGAAATTTGATTAAAAGAACTTCCTATTTGCTTTTAGGCACCATTTCCCAATCAAAGGGTCTCTAGTGTTGAATAACCAGTTACTGTCGAATAATAAGCATATCTTTACTATCTTCAAGAGCTTTTTGgtgctcaattttttttttttacttaataatcAATACCGTGAGAATTGTCATCGGAGCTATTTGTGGACTTGATGCAGAGGCATAAAAACTGAATGCTCATGGATATATTATTAGACGAACGAAAATATCTCCTTTTCTGCAAGAGTGATCTTTGATTTTGGAACAGTGCAAAAAATGCAACTGATAGTGGAGGCTAAATTACGAGAAGCTTTTGACAATAACCTAAATTCTAGCGTTGTTTCCAGCAATTATTCATGCTAGAGAAGCTCATGACAAGGACTTCAAACTAGCAATGTTCCAAGAAATCTCATCTGCGAAGGATTAGCCCTTAAAAATCGTTCAATATAGTCGGGTTTGGCACCCCTCATTCTCAAATCCAAATAGTCAGCATCTAGTTAGTACATTCTAGCTATGGTAAGCAACGGAAATATAGTCGCATTTTCTAGtctcatagtttttttaattaaggaaTAATTAAGGTACAAGTATTGGAATTTAAAGaacttattttcaatttatttttgcttgagACCTCAATTCAATTaacttaaaaactcaaaattaaatcaaattgaaaatatttttggaggCCTGATTTATCTTTTTCAGCACATTCATTAAGTTCCTCTTTTACAAATAAATCTAGACactaaaatcaaagttttgatcATCTAAgaaatttctctcttctcaatttttttggaaactTCCTCTCTCCCCTCTTAACTTACAAAGATTGAATtgagacaaaaatataatttagaatcAAAACGCAATAACCTAAAAGaatatggataaaaaattaaaactttaggtATCAAATGaaacttttacatttttttaatggaaaaataatCTATTTCTTACTTTATATCAATCCTGGTCTTGTATctctcaaattgttttttttttttataagaagctAAGactctattttataaaattagtcaTTAATTTAGTGTTGTAATACTTAAAGACATCAAGTAAGTGagaaaacatatcaaaacttaTATAAGCATGTAATACTATGAAAACATAtcttcaaatgatgaaattgaaaaaacaaaacaaagtcaTGACCGAATTGCAAACCTTATAAAATACAGGGACCAAACAAAAAATTGGACAAAAAGCATAATAACTCCGAACGGAAAAAAGAGCGGTGCAAGAAAATGGAGGATAATACAAAGAAAGGTTTGGATGGCACTGGATTGGAATTGCCAGTGAATCTCCATGGCAACCTCAAAAGTGCTTCTAGCGATCAAAGCCACCTTCAAATTCTTCACGATATCAAATCTTCCAATACCCCTGTAATTTCATCCTCTTCTTTGGCACTGTTTTTCGCCttcaaaaccttttcttctcatttcatttcattttcaccGACCTgactttctttaatttctcacATGTTTGCAGGCAGTTATCAACTACGGTGCTTCATGGTACGCTCCcgcattcttctttcttcctctcctCGCTAATCTCACCTCTTGTTTATGTGGCTAATGCACGCTAGGTGTTTGATGTCAGACTTCTTTGAGAACTGTCCGTGTTTCTGCGTATAATATTAGAAATGATAGATAGACTGCACCACTGCGTTTTCAATCCAAATATCTTGTAGGGAACGAGGATTAGCTCATCCATCGGGGGGTTTTTGTTATTCAAATATTGTGTAACATCACATGCCGAATC encodes:
- the LOC18100142 gene encoding uncharacterized protein LOC18100142 gives rise to the protein MEIDKAIRESDDRRLKTKYNNAIYVIKRALALYSIEEVAFSFNGGKDSTVLLHLLRAGYFLHKMEQKCSNGGLTSFPIRTIYFESSAAFPEINSFTYDTASSYGLQLDIISSDFKSGLEKLLKANPIRAIFLGVRIGDPTAVGQEQFSPSSPGWPPFMRVNPILDWSYRDVWAFILTCKVQYCSLYDQGYTSIGSIHDTVPNALLSISDSCCKEKFKPAYLLSDGRLERAGRAKKFSSSINAVGNGSGSVDSHKSSLLVASVIAVGEEILFGTVEDQLGPSLRRKIHSIGWSVSQTVVVQNDKDSVAEEVERRKSTNDMVFIYGGVGPLHSDVTLAGVAKAFGVRLAPDEEFEEYLRHLISDHCTGDQNEMALLPEGITELLHHEKLAVPLIKCQNVIIFTATNATELDKEWDCLIELTRSCGFLPTMVPYVSKHLQTNLSDVETAQPLSKLCLEFPDLNIGCYRKSRKGPLIISFEGKDQTQIESAVESLCKLFHPGTFSGIH